AGTGTCGTTCTCCTAGCTCTAGCTGGAATGGCTTCTCTGATGCTGCCTAACTATTACGATGCAGGAACTTTGCTATCCATACAGGCGCCAAAAATTTCCTCCAAACTTATAGAGACTCCTTCAAAGGAGGACATGAGAGAGAGGCTGGAGTCAGTTGCTCAAAATATTTTATCGCGCTCACAATTAGAAACAATCCTCAATAACTTCGATCTCTATCCAACGATAGGAGGCATAGGTCGCGCCGAATTGGCTACCGCAAAATTCCGCTCGCACATTGGCATCCAGCCCGTTACAACCGCTACCGGAGTTGAGTTGTTACAGGTATTTAAATTGAGCTTTAGACATAGCGACCCTTTAGTAGCTTACGAAGTGATAAAGGCGCTTTCAAATCTTTTTGTAGAAGAAAGCTTATTGGGAAACAAAAACGAAATAGAGGGAACCGAAGAATTTCTCGACAGCGAACTTAGGAAGGCTAGACAAACTTTGGAATCCACTGAGCAACAGGTTCAACAGTTCATTCGCGAAAACTTTACTAGGCTACCCGAACACCTAGACGCAGCCATTGCGAGGTTAGGCAACCTACAGGCACAGCTACAAACTAACGCTCAGGTTTTGTCTGCGAACTCTCTAAGACGAGCTAACCTCCAAAACGAATTGGCCGAGCTGAATAGACATATTGCTCCGGCCAATAACAACCCTGACGGTGCAGCGAGCGACACCAGCCTGGAGGAACTTAAGGAGACACTGGCAACCTTAGAAAGCAAATACTCGCCCGAACATCCAGACATAATTTTAACGAAGCAACAGATTGAGGCATTGCAGCGCCAGCAGTTTAGCAGGCCAAAGCGAAGTCGCGGCGGAAGACCAGCAACATCATCCGCTTCGGCCCTAGCGGTGAGACATCGCATAAACGAACTAGACGTTCAAGACAGCTCGCTGCAGAAGGAGAGCACAGCGCTTAAAGAGCAAATCGCGGCGCTGCAAAAGGACATTGAAGCGATGCCGATTGCGGAACAACAACTAATAAAAATAAGACGCGATTACGAAAGCATTAAGGATAACTATCAGAAACTACTGGCGGCCAAGAGCAATGCTGCGCTGCAAAATAGTTTAGTAAGAAGCCAAAAACACGCTCAATTTAAGATAATCGACCCTCCACAGCCACCTATTTTTGCCGCTGGCCCACCGCGGCTCATAATATCTGTGGCAGGAGTTATTTTGTCGACTAGCTGCTTCTTTGCAATTTGCCTTTTGCGTTACTTCTTTAATTTTTCGTTCAAATCAAAGGAGGAGCTCGAAAAGGAAACCGGCCTAGCGGTTATTGGGGTCATCCCCCCAATGCCAACAAATCAAGCTCTATCTAAGAGACAGAAAGAAACGATTCTTTCCGTACTAATGTCCGCCCTATTATTTGCAGGCATTGCAGTATTAATTAGGCTAACGCTTGTTGATTTTATTGGTTAGCTATTTAGAGAAAAAACGATAGCAGACTTGTATTTGTATATAGAGTAACACAGCGGAACTTAACAGCGATGTCAGCAGAAGAAGTTAAAGATTTACACCTTAACAACGATTCGATTGAGCCTTCAGCAGAACCGCTGACTTCCCAGCAAAGCGCCGACCCAGTCGCGCTAGTTAGTAACAAAAGAGCTACCAGTGAGGATCCCTCCCCCTCTCGCTCTCAGCTAAAGCAGGACAACCCTCTTTATGAGGGTAGCATCCTAGTTGGGAACGGCGAAATTAACAACCTCGTCACGGCGGAGCGATTTAGAGTACTGCGTGCTAAAATAGAGAGAAGCAATTTGGGACAACAAAGTTATCGCCTCCTAGCGGTAACTAGTGCACTTCCAGAGGAAGGGAAAAGCCTCGTTTCTTCGAATCTAGCAAGAGCGTTAAGCATAGACCCTTTGGGAAAAACTTTGCTAATCGATTGCGATTTGAGGAGACCGTCAGTTCATACATTCTTCAATATCCCAGACAGGCCCGGTCTTGCCGACTTGGTCCTAAACAAAGTCACCAGCGATGAAGTTATCCAACATGCGTCTAATCGCTTGGACGTAATATCTACGGGCACTCCCGTAAATGATCCCACTCAAATAATCGAGCGTCCTGAACTTGCAACTATTTTGAACGAGTTTCGAAAACATTATCAGTACATTATCTTAGATTGCCCACCGACTATGCTTTGCTCAGAACCGATCACTATTAGCTCCATAGTCGACAGCATGCTCCTAGTCGTACGTGCATGGACGACGCCAAAAAGAGTGGTGAGGGACGCAATTAATGCCATTGGAAGTTCGCGGATACTCGGATTAGTAATAAACGATGGTCTCGATGCATCGCGCATGTATGTTGACTACGGTTATTACACTAATAGAAAGCATTTAATTAGGTAACGACAAATATTGATGTCAACTCATATATGCTGTGGCGCACATTTAGCATTTTAGAATTTTCGCGTATGGCAATACTTTTGCCTGCGTTTTCGTTATGTTTCGTCTCTTGCAGCTTGGGCGTGCCGAGCATAGAGGAGCAAAGCATATTGATTCAAAGTGGCGCTTTCCCCAGTGGTGTGCCTAGCTGGGTGTCTCCGCTAGCAGTTGGAGGCATGCCCGGAAAGGGATCTTCCGTAGGCATAATTAGTGACACAGTAGCCTACCAAGCATCGCGCCAGCTGGAAGTAAGAAAAAGGCGCCGCGCGACTACTGCCACCGCAGCACCTAAAAGTCGAGCCGAAGGCAGTCCGCAGACCAATTCCGAGCACTCCGACAGTGTGCAGCCGAAATCCTCTCCGCTCGACGAAATCGCGGCAGTTTGCCCTGGAACTGATGAAATGGTGAGCGACGCGTTAACGACTTTTAATAGAAACAGGCGAATACAAAAGCTAAACGCCCTGACGAGAATTTGTCCACAGCCAATACATTTATGGCTTTGGTTAGGAAAGGATTATAGCAAGCTAAACCAAACTGCACTCGCCAACTACTGTTTTGAGGAGGTGCTAAAAAGAGAGCCAAATAACGAGGAAGCCAAAGATCTCCTTAAAACTTTAACTACCGAACTGCCCTCAGCGCAATAAACCTGCATTTTCCAGAACCACTTTATAAGCGCATAGGCGCAGCTTAGGAATCAGCCTTTAGGTTCTTAGAAATAGTAAAAATAATATTTGTGCCCGTGCCCAATTCTGACTCAACGCGAATGCTGCCTCCGTGATCCTCTACAATTCGCTTCACAATACTTAAGCCCGCTCCTGTGCCCTCGTATTCATCGGCCTTATGCAAACGCTGAAATATGTCAAATATTTTCTCGTGATAAGCCGGGTCGATACCGATGCCGTTATCTCTTATCGAAAACTCGTGAAATCCTTCTCTCGAGGCATATCCTATCTGAACCCGAGGCTTATCCTTGTTGTTTTTCGACGAAAATTTAATCGCATTACTGATGAGGTTTAAAAAAACTTCGCCAAGCTTAATTCTATCGGCCACTATTTGCGGAATTGGCGACGGAAAATCTAGCTCGACACTATGATTTTCCATTTCCAATTCAATTCCTTCTACAACCCCTTTAATCAGGGCTTTCACGTCTACTAGCTCAAATGGATTTCTAATTCTCGAAATGCGCGACAACTTCAGCAGGTCATCTATGAGACTACTAAGGCGGCTAACGCCTTTAATAATCCTATCCAAGTAATCCTTGCTTCGCTCATCTAGTTTCTTTTCATTATCCGCCTTGATAAACTGCGCGAAAGTGGAAATGCCACGCAGCGGTGCTCGCAAATCGTGACTCGCCGTATAGACAAAGCGATCTAGCTCCAAGTTTACACTTTCAACATCCTTCTTTTGCTGCAATAATAACTCTTTAGCCTCTATGCGCGCAGTGATATCGTTTACTATCCCAACGAATAGGCGTTTGCCACCAACAAACATCTCGTTTACCGCTAATTCGAGATCAAAAACCGAACCGTCTTTGCGCACAGCTTTAACTTCGCGGTTACTCACCCCCACAATATGCGCCTCTCCAGTTGCCAAATACCTTTGAATATAGGAATCATGCTCGCTGCGATGAGGCTCTGTCATGAGCATGTTAATGCTTTTCCCATAAATCTCTTCTGCCGAGTACCCGAACATTTTTTCAGCAGCTGGGTTAAACGTATCTATTAAACCCTTCTCATCAATCACAATAATCCCGTCGAGCGCCGTTTTAATAATAGTCCTAAGCTTTTCCTCGCTATCCTTGAATTTAACCCTTTCGCCGTCTAGCTCTCTTAAAATTTCCGTCATTTCAGCCTGCACTCTTTGCAAGGCGTCATTTTTTCTTTGTGTATCCGCAAGGCTATCTGAGGTCTTAGATGCC
This genomic window from Deltaproteobacteria bacterium contains:
- a CDS encoding CpsD/CapB family tyrosine-protein kinase yields the protein MSAEEVKDLHLNNDSIEPSAEPLTSQQSADPVALVSNKRATSEDPSPSRSQLKQDNPLYEGSILVGNGEINNLVTAERFRVLRAKIERSNLGQQSYRLLAVTSALPEEGKSLVSSNLARALSIDPLGKTLLIDCDLRRPSVHTFFNIPDRPGLADLVLNKVTSDEVIQHASNRLDVISTGTPVNDPTQIIERPELATILNEFRKHYQYIILDCPPTMLCSEPITISSIVDSMLLVVRAWTTPKRVVRDAINAIGSSRILGLVINDGLDASRMYVDYGYYTNRKHLIR
- a CDS encoding PAS domain S-box protein, translated to SGKPRLSDSKSTSTSNGKSDGRTEEVYLVNRDRMLIAGSEGLSHSAFQQKISSFPVEQCFIRGRDEHGQWNNYKKTEVVGSSACLIFEDFAWTLVVEQSVAEAFGALSDVRDLFLKIVSGTLVLAVVVAWFFAGRLTRPVLLLQEEVKRLEKGALTEPRSIESNDEIGDLARSFKSMAVKLLESQKNLAEQASKTSDSLADTQRKNDALQRVQAEMTEILRELDGERVKFKDSEEKLRTIIKTALDGIIVIDEKGLIDTFNPAAEKMFGYSAEEIYGKSINMLMTEPHRSEHDSYIQRYLATGEAHIVGVSNREVKAVRKDGSVFDLELAVNEMFVGGKRLFVGIVNDITARIEAKELLLQQKKDVESVNLELDRFVYTASHDLRAPLRGISTFAQFIKADNEKKLDERSKDYLDRIIKGVSRLSSLIDDLLKLSRISRIRNPFELVDVKALIKGVVEGIELEMENHSVELDFPSPIPQIVADRIKLGEVFLNLISNAIKFSSKNNKDKPRVQIGYASREGFHEFSIRDNGIGIDPAYHEKIFDIFQRLHKADEYEGTGAGLSIVKRIVEDHGGSIRVESELGTGTNIIFTISKNLKADS